Proteins encoded by one window of Chryseobacterium sp. POL2:
- a CDS encoding iron chelate uptake ABC transporter family permease subunit yields MAKGFGILGIVLGIGILVAVVVNLNIGYIPLELSDFFDKTADNSAIADIRINRVLAMLLAGISIPSSGFLLQEYFKNPLAGPDVLGITSVSSLAVACFIFFSQSWIMPDFIQNSFISISAIGGSLILMLVLILFSKRFQNASFIIIFGFLISALAGAVVSILQFYVESQSLKNYILWSFGANNNASRDQLLILFLFVVLGLFFSFKSIKPLMGNAFGAAYAKSLGVNLDRLKYTIIIATSLLSASVTAFLGPILFVGIVVPHFCRLLYNPSKLWHQWILNMILGIFIMLSFSVLAELTQFPINIITSIIGIPVILLMLVKQSKNLA; encoded by the coding sequence ATGGCAAAAGGCTTTGGAATTCTCGGTATTGTTTTAGGCATCGGCATTCTTGTGGCGGTAGTTGTTAATCTTAATATCGGATATATCCCATTAGAATTATCGGATTTTTTCGATAAAACTGCTGACAATTCTGCGATCGCAGACATCCGTATCAATCGTGTTTTGGCCATGCTTTTAGCAGGTATATCCATCCCAAGTAGTGGATTTTTATTACAAGAATATTTTAAAAACCCTTTAGCAGGACCAGATGTCTTAGGCATAACATCGGTATCGAGTTTGGCAGTGGCTTGTTTTATTTTTTTTTCACAATCTTGGATAATGCCAGATTTTATACAAAATAGCTTCATCAGCATATCAGCCATTGGCGGTAGCTTGATTTTAATGCTTGTTTTAATTTTGTTTTCAAAACGTTTTCAAAATGCTTCTTTCATTATTATTTTTGGATTTTTAATTTCAGCTTTGGCAGGCGCAGTTGTCAGCATTTTACAATTTTATGTCGAAAGTCAAAGCCTGAAAAACTATATTTTATGGTCTTTTGGAGCGAATAATAATGCAAGTCGAGATCAACTTTTAATTTTGTTTTTATTTGTTGTGCTGGGCTTATTTTTTAGTTTTAAATCTATAAAACCTTTGATGGGAAATGCTTTCGGCGCGGCTTATGCAAAAAGTCTAGGTGTTAATCTAGATCGACTGAAATACACAATCATCATCGCCACATCTTTGCTATCAGCTTCTGTCACAGCTTTTCTTGGTCCTATATTGTTTGTTGGAATTGTTGTTCCACATTTTTGCAGATTACTTTATAATCCATCAAAACTTTGGCACCAATGGATTCTGAATATGATTTTAGGCATTTTTATCATGCTTAGTTTTTCAGTTTTAGCAGAATTAACGCAATTTCCTATCAATATCATAACATCAATTATTGGCATTCCTGTCATCCTTTTAATGCTTGTCAAACAATCTAAAAATCTAGCGTAA
- a CDS encoding ABC transporter ATP-binding protein: MEKFLDLKNLSIGYKKALVEDINAELHLGEVVLLMGNNGVGKTTLIKTLLKQNTILQGDIFLNSKNIKSYSQKAIAEEIAIVFSKADIPYNYSVEELINFGKYIHYPYYFKIDAADKNDISNLIEKLDLEQYRHTQLQHLSDGNLQKAFIGRALAQNSPMIILDEPTTHLDEDNKLMILKLLRQLAKKHNKLILFSSHDWRLAREFADKIWWIRDQNLQAGLTEEILLKNKNFLDPHIFNVNHNFVSPKIDAPQLEKELLFSFLQKNFDVNLSSFSITYKEDKWSVISNFSTTSHKSLAEIKNSLQTLLNSTI, encoded by the coding sequence ATGGAAAAATTTTTAGACTTAAAAAACTTAAGCATAGGCTACAAAAAAGCTTTAGTAGAAGACATTAATGCAGAACTTCACTTAGGCGAAGTTGTTCTGTTGATGGGAAATAATGGCGTCGGCAAAACTACTTTGATTAAAACACTTCTCAAACAAAATACTATTCTGCAAGGTGATATTTTTTTAAACTCTAAAAACATAAAATCATATAGCCAGAAAGCCATTGCAGAAGAAATTGCAATTGTCTTTTCCAAAGCTGATATTCCGTACAATTATAGCGTTGAGGAACTTATCAATTTCGGAAAATATATCCATTATCCTTATTATTTTAAAATTGACGCAGCAGATAAAAACGACATTTCAAATCTTATTGAAAAATTAGACCTTGAACAATATCGTCATACCCAACTGCAACATTTGTCAGATGGAAATCTTCAAAAAGCATTTATTGGTCGTGCTTTAGCACAGAATTCTCCCATGATAATTTTGGATGAACCAACAACGCATTTGGATGAAGATAACAAACTAATGATCCTGAAACTATTGCGTCAATTGGCGAAAAAACATAACAAACTGATTTTGTTTTCATCACACGACTGGCGATTAGCCCGTGAATTTGCGGATAAAATTTGGTGGATTCGCGATCAAAACTTACAAGCTGGTTTAACAGAGGAAATTCTTTTAAAGAATAAAAACTTCCTAGATCCTCATATTTTCAATGTTAATCACAATTTTGTTTCCCCAAAAATCGACGCGCCACAATTGGAAAAAGAGTTGCTATTTTCTTTTTTGCAAAAGAATTTTGACGTAAATTTATCTTCATTTTCAATTACTTATAAAGAAGACAAATGGTCGGTAATCTCTAATTTTTCAACAACTTCCCACAAAAGTTTAGCCGAAATTAAAAATTCATTACAAACACTCTTAAATTCTACAATTTAG
- a CDS encoding TlpA family protein disulfide reductase: MKKYVLGLILGTSLIACKNDKDLKFENKNNAEDSLAIDSTQEVDSLGAHRELLELTPEKIPTLLSAKTNDTLYVTNFFATWCQPCMIEIPHFKEKMEQLKDQPVKFTFVSLDNKSDWPTQVSDFADEYGLRNNIVLLDGSLLTPEFFSQNFDTWNGEAIPFTLMRRGNMVDEYMGSMKKEEINAKIDKMMAANFTPNINEQKEKNKITGKK; encoded by the coding sequence ATGAAAAAATACGTCTTAGGTCTTATTTTAGGAACATCTTTAATCGCATGTAAAAATGATAAAGATTTGAAGTTTGAAAACAAAAACAACGCAGAAGATTCTTTAGCAATTGACAGTACACAAGAAGTTGATTCTCTTGGTGCGCATCGAGAATTACTAGAATTAACACCTGAAAAAATTCCTACTTTGCTATCTGCAAAAACCAATGATACGCTGTATGTAACCAACTTCTTTGCGACCTGGTGCCAACCTTGTATGATAGAAATTCCGCATTTCAAAGAAAAAATGGAACAATTAAAAGATCAACCTGTTAAATTCACTTTTGTAAGTCTGGATAACAAGTCGGATTGGCCAACACAAGTTAGCGATTTCGCTGATGAATACGGACTTCGCAACAATATCGTTTTGTTAGATGGCAGTCTTTTGACACCCGAATTCTTCTCTCAAAATTTTGACACTTGGAATGGAGAAGCTATTCCTTTCACCTTGATGCGTCGCGGAAATATGGTGGACGAATATATGGGCTCAATGAAAAAGGAAGAAATAAATGCCAAGATTGATAAGATGATGGCTGCCAATTTCACTCCAAATATTAATGAGCAAAAAGAAAAAAATAAAATTACTGGCAAAAAATAA
- a CDS encoding flavin reductase family protein, with the protein MDLTKDSFLLGFGIPEDKKAVFGYQSGQYVALKFNENQHEIINDYSITTSPNESNFEVAVKIKSSESSANALYQNYQVGDEILVSPPQGRFSLIIKPHEKRSILAFAAGIGITPIFSHIKNLLYQEPRTRIFLFYSNKTKEDIIFFDELKQLQKDHADRFFVYYFFSRQKLNNPLLEGRLDEKKVKLIINQILHLDDEDDESTIWDSTDKVVICGPGDMIKSVANACYNNGIPKRDIHFELFESFNDNIYPQEKAFPIIENIKVKIKYNHLIKDDIILKNNKGKILQQLLGMGINVPYSCKSGVCGSCICKLEKGEVEMEENEYLTDKELSQSKILPCSAFAMSQDLFLDFDLMD; encoded by the coding sequence ATGGACTTGACCAAAGATAGTTTTCTATTAGGTTTCGGTATTCCTGAAGATAAGAAGGCTGTATTCGGTTATCAATCAGGACAGTATGTTGCTTTGAAGTTTAATGAAAATCAGCACGAAATAATTAATGATTACTCCATTACTACTTCCCCAAACGAGTCAAATTTTGAAGTGGCCGTTAAAATAAAATCTTCAGAAAGTTCTGCCAATGCTTTGTACCAAAATTATCAAGTTGGCGATGAGATTTTGGTAAGTCCGCCACAAGGTCGATTTAGTTTGATCATAAAACCGCATGAGAAAAGAAGTATTTTAGCTTTTGCTGCAGGGATTGGGATTACGCCAATTTTCAGTCACATAAAAAATCTTTTGTATCAAGAGCCTAGGACAAGGATTTTTCTCTTTTATAGCAACAAAACCAAAGAGGATATTATTTTTTTTGATGAGTTAAAGCAACTCCAGAAAGACCATGCAGATCGTTTTTTTGTCTATTATTTTTTCTCCCGCCAAAAGCTTAATAATCCACTTTTAGAAGGGCGTTTAGACGAAAAAAAAGTCAAACTTATTATTAATCAAATTCTGCATTTGGACGACGAAGATGACGAGTCAACAATTTGGGATTCTACGGACAAAGTGGTGATTTGTGGTCCTGGCGATATGATAAAATCTGTCGCAAATGCCTGTTATAATAATGGAATCCCAAAACGCGACATTCATTTTGAATTGTTCGAATCTTTTAACGACAATATTTATCCGCAAGAAAAAGCTTTCCCGATAATCGAAAATATTAAGGTGAAAATAAAATACAATCATCTTATAAAAGACGATATTATTTTGAAAAATAATAAAGGGAAAATCCTGCAACAACTTTTAGGAATGGGGATTAATGTACCGTATTCTTGTAAATCTGGCGTGTGCGGAAGTTGTATTTGTAAACTGGAAAAAGGCGAAGTCGAGATGGAAGAAAATGAATATTTGACAGATAAAGAGTTGTCACAGTCCAAAATTTTGCCATGTTCTGCCTTTGCGATGAGTCAAGATTTATTTTTGGATTTTGATTTAATGGATTAA
- a CDS encoding MarR family winged helix-turn-helix transcriptional regulator, giving the protein MDKKNSDKVESVDLLLKSAWLAVSKMYSDKASLYNSTAVQALTLLKIDPKEGTRSTNLGPKMAIEPTSLTRIIKLLEDNGYIYKEKTTTDKREVIIKLTEKGIESRNLSKEVVLDFNTRVMETIPQEKFDVFKEVMSSILKIANDLNNKK; this is encoded by the coding sequence ATGGACAAGAAAAATTCAGATAAAGTTGAAAGTGTAGATTTATTACTTAAGTCTGCGTGGTTAGCGGTTTCAAAAATGTATTCGGATAAAGCATCCTTATACAATTCAACAGCAGTACAAGCTTTGACATTGTTAAAAATTGACCCAAAAGAAGGGACAAGAAGTACAAATCTAGGCCCTAAAATGGCTATTGAACCAACTTCTTTAACAAGAATCATTAAGCTTTTGGAAGATAACGGTTACATCTATAAAGAAAAAACTACGACGGACAAACGTGAAGTCATTATCAAACTTACCGAAAAAGGTATCGAATCGAGAAATCTATCAAAAGAAGTCGTTCTGGATTTCAATACTCGCGTTATGGAAACAATTCCGCAGGAGAAGTTTGATGTCTTCAAAGAAGTAATGTCTTCGATTCTTAAAATAGCAAACGATCTAAATAATAAAAAATAA